In Hydractinia symbiolongicarpus strain clone_291-10 chromosome 13, HSymV2.1, whole genome shotgun sequence, a single genomic region encodes these proteins:
- the LOC130623762 gene encoding cytochrome P450 4C1-like, whose translation MIEIIANVFILVLCLYGIIHLAWRVYTSKLKFLPGPSDLPIIGSVLEMEREPHKLFRQLQEYQKQFNYVFKVWLGYVPVVVSGNAEYAEAILSCKDLIKKSTFYWTSFGWLGTGLLTSDGSKWKNRRRLISPTFHFNILNDFVSIFVKHAESLVEALKLKSDADKAIDVQVPISLATLNVICETAMGVKIDIQQSTSAQYVKSVHSMTQHFQTRQKYPWLWPDFIYKLTSAGQEYYKDLKIAHDFTIDVIKKRAQSRNLSSNNIESADNNFKKVFIDMLLDLYDKGEIDIDGIREEVNTFMFAGHDTTATGMGWILYLLGRHPEVQKKLHAEIDRADLIPGIVLDKVRELKYLEYVIKEGLRLHPPIPLIARVLEKDTAIGKHVIPSGTEIALDVYALHLNPEYWDEPKTFNPDRFGQEKFLKRNPYSYIPFSAGSRNCIGQKFAMLEEKVFLFHIMKNFRLTSIQAENEVAECCEIIHKSNNGLMIKFSSR comes from the coding sequence ATGATTGAAATAATcgctaatgtttttattttggtccTCTGTTTATACGGAATAATTCATTTGGCCTGGAGAGTCTACACGTCGAAATTGAAATTTCTTCCTGGACCCTCTGATCTGCCTATCATTGGAAGTGTTTTAGAAATGGAAAGAGAACCACATAAACTTTTTCGTCAACTGCAAGAATatcaaaaacaatttaattacGTTTTTAAAGTCTGGCTTGGATATGTGCCGGTTGTAGTCTCTGGAAATGCCGAATATGCAGAAGCGATATTAAGTTGCAAAGATCTGATCAAGAAATCTACGTTTTATTGGACTTCCTTTGGATGGCTAGGCACAGGACTGTTGACAAGCGATGGAAGTAAATGGAAAAACAGGAGGCGATTAATATCTCCAacttttcattttaatattttaaatgattttgtaAGCATATTTGTTAAACATGCAGAATCTTTAGTTGAGGCGTTGAAACTTAAAAGCGACGCAGACAAAGCTATTGACGTGCAAGTTCCAATTAGCCTTGCAACATTGAATGTAATTTGTGAAACAGCAATGGGTGTAAAAATTGATATTCAGCAATCCACATCTGCTCAATACGTGAAATCTGTGCACTCTATGACCCAGCACTTTCAAACTCGTCAGAAATATCCTTGGCTATGGCCAGATTTTATATACAAACTTACTTCCGCAGGACAAGAATATTACAAGGATCTAAAAATCGCGCATGATTTTACCATTGATGTCATTAAAAAACGTGCACAATCAAGAAATCTATCAAGCAATAACATTGAATCAGCagataacaattttaaaaaagtattcatAGATATGCTTCTGGATTTATACGATAAAGGAGAGATCGATATTGATGGCATTCGTGAAGAGGTAAATACATTTATGTTTGCAGGACATGATACTACAGCCACAGGGATGGGATGGATTCTTTATCTTCTTGGAAGACATCCTGAAGTACAAAAGAAACTTCATGCTGAAATCGATAGAGCTGACTTAATACCTGGAATTGTGCTTGATAAAGTTCGTGAACTAAAGTATTTAGAATACGTCATCAAGGAAGGACTTCGTTTACACCCTCCAATACCTTTAATTGCACGTGTTTTGGAAAAGGATACCGCCATTGGTAAGCATGTTATTCCCTCTGGTACGGAAATTGCCCTGGATGTTTATGCACTGCATTTGAATCCAGAGTATTGGGATGAGCCTAAAACGTTTAATCCGGATCGCTTTGGTCAGGAAAAATTCTTGAAGAGAAATCCTTACTCATATATACCTTTTTCTGCTGGCTCTCGTAATTGCATTGGACAAAAGTTTGCGATGTTGGAGGAAAAGgtatttttgtttcatattaTGAAGAACTTTCGCCTTACCTCCATCCAAGCAGAAAATGAGGTCGCAGAATGTTGTGAGATTATTCACAAATCCAATAATGGTCTAATGATCAAGTTTTCATCAAGATAA